The following are encoded in a window of Bacillus xiapuensis genomic DNA:
- a CDS encoding helix-turn-helix domain-containing protein → MTKVIFNYIIIIDNDNIRVLIVKNSKADLLLHPVRFRIVQAIIGGHHITAQQIMELLPDIPQATLYRQLNKLLEGGVIEVVKERQVRGTKEKVFAMAENGASLSAKDLTDSKKEDHMQYFLAFLATIQSSFDRYLQQEELDLEADGVSYRQMPLFLSDEEFSVFIQKMASVVLEFAKNAPTAERRRRTLSTIIIPDPK, encoded by the coding sequence TTGACAAAGGTAATTTTTAATTATATTATCATTATTGATAATGATAATATAAGGGTGTTAATTGTGAAAAATTCAAAAGCAGATTTATTACTTCATCCCGTTCGTTTTCGCATTGTCCAAGCGATCATAGGCGGGCACCATATTACTGCACAGCAGATTATGGAGCTGTTGCCTGATATCCCACAGGCTACGTTGTATCGGCAGTTAAATAAACTACTTGAGGGAGGGGTTATTGAGGTAGTGAAGGAGCGGCAAGTACGCGGAACAAAAGAAAAGGTATTCGCAATGGCAGAAAATGGAGCTAGCTTATCGGCAAAAGATCTAACGGATTCTAAGAAAGAGGACCATATGCAATATTTCTTGGCTTTTTTAGCTACTATCCAATCTAGCTTTGATCGCTACCTGCAACAAGAGGAATTAGATTTAGAAGCTGATGGAGTCAGCTATCGGCAGATGCCGCTGTTTTTAAGCGATGAAGAATTTTCAGTGTTTATTCAAAAAATGGCTTCAGTCGTCTTGGAATTTGCCAAAAATGCTCCCACTGCTGAACGCCGCCGCCGTACTCTATCTACGATTATCATTCCTGACCCAAAATGA